A genomic segment from Vibrio tubiashii ATCC 19109 encodes:
- a CDS encoding DUF1173 family protein — MTQYSIGDCVLERSDPLFEEALASAYKSRERPLCLCSTPGVPMYIARTGDNSYVLKRMPNSGQQHHPDCDSYEIPAELSGRGAVENKAISEDQETGITNLKLDFTLSKVSLNRTISKGETKEPTAVKADPTKLTIRSLLHFLYEDAGLNKWAPNMEGKRSWYVIRKYLLQAAQNKVTRKHPLGEALLIPEQFSLDHKGVLGIFPSKKT; from the coding sequence ATGACACAATACTCCATCGGTGATTGCGTTCTCGAACGTTCCGATCCTTTATTTGAAGAGGCGCTGGCCAGCGCCTACAAATCTCGCGAGCGCCCCTTGTGCCTTTGCTCAACTCCCGGCGTGCCAATGTATATTGCTCGCACCGGCGACAACAGCTATGTGCTGAAGCGAATGCCAAACAGTGGCCAACAGCATCATCCAGACTGTGATTCCTACGAGATCCCGGCTGAACTCTCCGGTCGTGGAGCCGTTGAGAACAAGGCTATTTCAGAAGACCAGGAAACAGGAATAACCAATCTGAAACTGGACTTCACCCTCTCAAAGGTTTCTCTGAATCGAACGATTAGCAAGGGTGAAACCAAAGAACCCACTGCGGTCAAAGCAGATCCCACCAAGCTTACCATCCGATCGCTGCTCCACTTCCTCTATGAAGATGCAGGCCTTAACAAGTGGGCACCAAACATGGAAGGCAAGCGCTCCTGGTATGTGATCAGAAAGTACCTCCTACAAGCAGCGCAAAACAAAGTCACCAGAAAACACCCACTAGGAGAAGCACTGCTGATCCCAGAGCAGTTTTCTCTGGACCACAAAGGGGTTCTAGGGATTTTCCCCTCTAAAAAGACATAA
- a CDS encoding Tn3 family transposase, which yields MAIKNEITILTRAEQADLYSPPIFSIEEQRLYFSLNDAELAVFRSIRLRAHRCYFVAILGYFKSKPVILDIAYSQVSKDLMFISKELLGGKGLRPFTPSQKQKDRLYAKVLDLAGYHKWDESQHFNSLFDHLVQVGNAWLEPRYLFDTAIEFLTSHSIAIPRYTVLQRLISRAMQQVRKDLAHQLNQLTSPELHVFLDSITAIDDGLSLNQLRGGAKSLTVPELKKELALYHQLAPWRTQINGVIDGLNLSLKNRQHFGELINYYGSKLKRFKRAQQHLWLLCHLTERIQLALERLTDGFIYHIRKQQEAANTFAQQAVFLSWQSAADNVTKAAELLHLFVDENIDDNQPFSVVRQQALKVMNDRDIQTLCLYLKKQKRTVEEYQWQHYDEQCNLLEQLLRQVFLCLECEAGKGSEAVVAQLQQMQTEIAFGGPLKTMDTSLIPKKHLPWLVKQDNVNPQRYEWLLYRQLTSRLNGRIYLPNVTKYRALEDDLIPQTSQDTLLASSTLDRLKQPAELLLQEKQHRLESALKDVALHIDEGDNRNVIMKNRTGTRWRLPTKSATSLVNNPFFKRMQPVGIADVLRYVERETGFMKCLTHVLPIQKQGFTHQDDLLAILIANATHRGVYGMAQISDRSYEHLSTVQANYIRPETLHDASDVINNAVAALPIFRHYHIQEDQLHASADGQKFETHLETFKTRYSSKYFGTNKGITAMTLVANHSALNARIIGSNEHESHYIYDLLQSNSSEIKPDVLSTDTHGVNHVNFALLDLCGYSFAPRYAQFSSVINDLFDVTESEQGSTILALKKPIRTNVITTGWQDIRRIVLSLQTKRTTQAMLVRKLSGYPSGHPILQALTEYNRLVKAQYLLDYIDDASLRQYVQRALNRGEAWHFLRRAIASVNGDQFRGKNESEIAIWNECARLLANAIIYFNSAILSHLLGHFEARGDEEKAGITRAVSPVAWQNINLSGTYNFTNTGKLPNIGEITRPIVDD from the coding sequence ATGGCCATCAAAAACGAAATTACTATTCTCACGAGAGCAGAACAGGCAGATCTTTATTCCCCACCCATTTTTTCAATCGAAGAACAACGTCTGTACTTTTCTCTGAACGATGCGGAATTGGCAGTTTTTCGGTCAATTCGTCTCAGAGCTCATAGATGTTACTTTGTCGCGATTTTGGGATACTTCAAATCAAAGCCCGTCATCCTAGATATCGCTTACTCGCAGGTTTCTAAGGATTTAATGTTCATCAGTAAAGAGCTGCTTGGCGGCAAGGGGCTCAGACCATTCACTCCCTCACAAAAACAAAAAGATCGACTCTACGCAAAAGTATTAGACCTTGCTGGTTATCACAAATGGGACGAAAGTCAGCACTTCAATTCTCTTTTCGACCACCTTGTTCAGGTGGGCAATGCCTGGCTGGAGCCGCGTTACCTCTTTGATACTGCTATTGAATTCCTAACCAGTCACAGCATTGCTATCCCTAGGTACACCGTACTCCAGAGACTGATAAGCAGAGCGATGCAGCAGGTCAGAAAAGACCTGGCGCACCAACTTAATCAACTCACCAGTCCTGAACTTCACGTCTTTCTGGACAGCATAACAGCCATTGATGACGGACTAAGCCTGAACCAGCTCAGAGGCGGTGCAAAAAGTCTGACCGTACCTGAACTTAAAAAAGAGCTTGCCCTTTATCATCAGTTAGCGCCATGGCGCACGCAAATCAATGGCGTTATCGATGGGCTTAATCTGTCTCTTAAAAATCGACAACACTTCGGTGAGCTCATCAACTATTACGGTAGTAAACTCAAACGATTCAAACGCGCACAGCAGCATCTATGGTTGCTATGTCACCTGACAGAGCGGATACAACTGGCACTGGAACGGTTAACTGATGGGTTCATTTACCATATCCGCAAGCAACAAGAAGCTGCCAACACCTTTGCACAACAAGCAGTGTTCCTGTCCTGGCAGTCAGCCGCGGACAATGTCACGAAAGCGGCAGAGTTACTGCATCTGTTTGTGGATGAGAACATTGATGATAATCAACCCTTCTCAGTAGTCAGACAACAGGCATTGAAGGTCATGAATGACAGGGATATCCAGACCCTCTGCCTTTACCTGAAAAAACAGAAACGGACCGTGGAAGAGTACCAGTGGCAACATTACGATGAACAATGCAATCTCCTGGAGCAACTGTTAAGGCAGGTGTTTTTGTGTCTTGAATGTGAGGCCGGTAAAGGCTCAGAAGCCGTCGTCGCCCAACTTCAACAGATGCAGACGGAAATCGCATTCGGTGGACCACTGAAGACGATGGATACGTCGCTCATCCCGAAAAAGCACCTCCCATGGTTGGTTAAACAGGATAACGTTAACCCGCAACGTTACGAATGGCTGCTCTACCGGCAGTTAACCTCACGACTGAATGGACGCATTTATTTGCCAAATGTTACCAAATACCGCGCACTGGAAGACGACCTGATCCCCCAGACATCGCAGGATACCTTGCTGGCCTCATCAACACTGGACAGACTAAAACAGCCCGCAGAGTTATTGTTACAGGAGAAACAACACCGGCTGGAAAGTGCACTCAAAGACGTTGCTCTCCATATTGATGAGGGAGACAATCGAAATGTGATCATGAAAAATCGTACCGGTACCCGCTGGCGTCTGCCGACCAAAAGCGCTACATCTCTGGTCAACAATCCCTTTTTTAAGCGAATGCAACCGGTCGGTATCGCGGATGTACTGCGGTATGTAGAGCGCGAAACCGGGTTCATGAAATGTCTGACTCATGTACTTCCGATACAAAAACAAGGGTTCACTCATCAGGATGATTTACTGGCCATTCTGATTGCCAACGCCACTCACCGTGGTGTGTATGGCATGGCGCAGATCTCCGATCGAAGCTATGAACACCTGAGTACGGTGCAGGCCAACTATATCCGGCCTGAAACGCTGCATGACGCCAGCGACGTGATCAATAATGCGGTTGCAGCGCTACCCATCTTCCGCCACTACCATATTCAGGAGGACCAGTTGCACGCCAGTGCGGATGGTCAGAAATTCGAAACCCATCTGGAAACCTTTAAAACCCGGTACTCCTCTAAGTATTTCGGCACCAACAAAGGGATCACGGCCATGACACTGGTGGCCAACCACAGCGCCCTCAATGCTCGGATCATCGGTTCCAACGAGCACGAATCACACTATATTTATGACCTGTTACAATCCAACAGCAGTGAAATCAAACCTGACGTACTCTCGACAGATACACACGGTGTCAATCATGTTAACTTCGCCTTACTGGATCTATGCGGTTACAGTTTTGCACCGCGATACGCGCAGTTCAGTAGTGTCATCAATGATCTGTTTGATGTGACTGAAAGTGAACAAGGCAGCACCATACTGGCGCTAAAGAAGCCTATCAGAACGAATGTTATTACAACGGGATGGCAAGATATCAGGCGTATTGTTCTGTCACTTCAGACAAAGCGGACGACACAAGCAATGCTGGTAAGAAAGTTGTCTGGTTACCCTTCTGGACACCCAATATTACAGGCTCTGACGGAGTATAATCGACTGGTTAAAGCGCAATATTTACTTGACTACATCGACGATGCCAGTTTGCGGCAGTATGTGCAACGTGCCCTGAACCGGGGAGAAGCATGGCACTTCCTTAGACGAGCCATTGCGTCGGTGAATGGTGATCAGTTCCGTGGCAAAAACGAGTCTGAAATCGCTATCTGGAATGAATGCGCAAGATTGCTTGCCAACGCGATCATCTACTTCAACTCCGCGATACTGAGTCATCTTCTGGGACACTTTGAAGCGAGAGGAGATGAAGAGAAAGCGGGTATCACTCGTGCTGTTTCGCCCGTTGCGTGGCAAAATATCAACTTAAGCGGAACGTATAACTTCACTAATACTGGGAAATTGCCCAATATTGGCGAAATAACAAGGCCGATAGTGGATGATTAG
- a CDS encoding recombinase family protein, translating to MTQNARIYLRVSSDSQDLERQEGIILDARAAGYYVAGVYREKASGARADRPELLRMIEDLQPGDVVIAEKIDRISRLPLPEAERLIATIQGKGAMLAVPGVVDLTDLVAGAEGVSRIVLEAVQELLLKLSLQMARDDYEDRRERQRQGISQAKKKGKYRGRKADHKTHELIVKLRPNHTIAETARLAGCSESQVKLVWSKHQKGVLGIFPSKKT from the coding sequence ATGACACAGAATGCCCGGATTTACTTGCGAGTCAGTAGCGACTCGCAAGACCTGGAACGCCAGGAGGGGATTATTCTGGACGCCAGGGCTGCCGGTTACTACGTGGCCGGAGTGTATCGAGAGAAGGCGTCGGGAGCGCGTGCAGATCGCCCCGAGCTGCTGCGCATGATCGAGGACTTGCAGCCTGGGGACGTGGTAATTGCGGAGAAAATAGACCGTATCAGCCGCTTGCCCCTGCCGGAAGCGGAGCGCCTGATTGCTACGATACAAGGCAAGGGGGCTATGTTGGCCGTGCCCGGCGTTGTCGATTTGACCGACCTTGTTGCCGGTGCCGAAGGAGTGTCCAGGATCGTTCTGGAGGCCGTTCAGGAGCTGCTTTTAAAGCTGTCCTTGCAGATGGCCCGCGATGATTACGAGGACCGTAGGGAACGCCAGCGACAGGGTATCAGCCAGGCGAAGAAAAAAGGCAAGTACCGGGGGCGAAAGGCTGACCACAAAACACATGAGCTTATCGTTAAGCTGCGGCCTAACCATACGATTGCTGAAACTGCACGGCTGGCCGGTTGTAGTGAAAGTCAGGTTAAACTTGTTTGGTCCAAGCACCAAAAAGGGGTTCTAGGGATTTTCCCCTCTAAAAAGACTTAA
- the sul2 gene encoding sulfonamide-resistant dihydropteroate synthase Sul2 produces MNKSLIIFGIVNITSDSFSDGGRYLAPDAAIAQARKLMAEGADVIDLGPASSNPDAAPVSSDTEIARIAPVLDALKADGIPVSLDSYQPATQAYALSRGVAYLNDIRGFPDAAFYPQLAKSSAKLVVMHSVQDGQADRREAPAGDIMDHIAAFFDARIAALTGAGIKRNRLVLDPGMGFFLGAAPETSLSVLARFDELRLRFDLPVLLSVSRKSFLRALTGRGPGDVGAATLAAELAAAAGGADFIRTHEPRPLRDGLAVLAALKETARIR; encoded by the coding sequence ATGAATAAATCGCTCATCATTTTCGGCATCGTCAACATAACCTCGGACAGTTTCTCCGATGGAGGCCGGTATCTGGCGCCAGACGCAGCCATTGCGCAGGCGCGTAAGCTGATGGCCGAGGGGGCAGATGTGATCGACCTCGGTCCGGCATCCAGCAATCCCGACGCCGCGCCTGTTTCGTCCGACACAGAAATCGCGCGTATCGCGCCGGTGCTGGACGCGCTCAAGGCAGATGGCATTCCCGTCTCGCTCGACAGTTATCAACCCGCGACGCAAGCCTATGCCTTGTCGCGTGGTGTGGCCTATCTCAATGATATTCGCGGTTTTCCAGACGCTGCGTTCTATCCGCAATTGGCGAAATCATCTGCCAAACTCGTCGTTATGCATTCGGTGCAAGACGGGCAGGCAGATCGGCGCGAGGCACCCGCTGGCGACATCATGGATCACATTGCGGCGTTCTTTGACGCGCGCATCGCGGCGCTGACGGGTGCCGGTATCAAACGCAACCGCCTTGTCCTTGATCCCGGCATGGGGTTTTTTCTGGGGGCTGCTCCCGAAACCTCGCTCTCGGTGCTGGCGCGGTTCGATGAATTGCGGCTGCGCTTCGATTTGCCGGTGCTTCTGTCTGTTTCGCGCAAATCCTTTCTGCGCGCGCTCACAGGCCGTGGTCCGGGGGATGTCGGGGCCGCGACACTCGCTGCAGAGCTTGCCGCCGCCGCAGGTGGAGCTGACTTCATCCGCACACACGAGCCGCGCCCCTTGCGCGACGGGCTGGCGGTATTGGCGGCGCTGAAAGAAACCGCAAGAATTCGTTAA